One genomic region from Populus nigra chromosome 8, ddPopNigr1.1, whole genome shotgun sequence encodes:
- the LOC133700859 gene encoding uncharacterized protein LOC133700859 produces the protein MQIFSKVLRDTDVRVRFSFPTHCLEHLDFAGNNYVDLLVKDSYGELRVIRCLKRKEDYDKPVLSKGWRQFVADYGLRVGDKVVLHREDDHNLGSQFRIEAKRRINLFGEEVWGEVTRAN, from the coding sequence ATGCAGATCTTCAGCAAAGTGTTGAGAGATACTGATGTCCGTGTTCGGTTCTCGTTCCCAACTCATTGCTTAGAGCATTTAGATTTTGCTGGAAATAATTATGTTGATTTGCTTGTCAAAGATAGCTATGGTGAGCTTCGAGTTATTCGTTGCCTGAAGAGGAAAGAAGATTATGACAAGCCAGTGCTTTCTAAGGGCTGGCGTCAATTTGTTGCTGATTATGGACTGAGAGTTGGTGACAAGGTTGTTCTTCATCGTGAGGATGACCATAACCTGGGGTCACAGTTCAGGATTGAAGCTAAGAGGAGAATCAATCTGTTTGGTGAGGAGGTTTGGGGTGAAGTGACAAGAGCTAACTAG